In Candidatus Paceibacterota bacterium, the DNA window ATAGCAGCACCAGCTTCCTGCATATACCTATCTCCGTACTTAGCAAATTCATCAACCCAAAAAGCCTTAACCGAGGCATCTTTAACATTCGCAACAACAAGGTCACGATAATCTTTATCAGAAAGCATTCTGTTGACGCCGAGCAGTGTTGAGTCTGGATACTCCAAAAGCGCTAAGAGAATATTATTTAAAATATATTCCATTCTCGCCGACCAAGCATCCACCCAGATCTTCTTGAATGCATTCATCAAACCATTCGCAACCAAATAACGTTTACTCGGATCAACATCCTCCATAACGTTAAAAGAAACTGGGTACTCGGTGTCAAAAGGAGCAAAATAAATTACGTCCTTAATTCGATGCTCTGGAATGTAATCAAGAAGTTTTTCTGCTGTACCACCATGAGGATCAATGAAAGCGAGGCCTTCCCCATTTTCGATATCCTGCACCGCCATGTTTTCAAGAAGAGTAGATTTACCCATACCCGTTTTCCCAATCACATAAACATGACGAGTGCGGTCTATCGCCTGAATACCAAATTTAAGCCGACGATTTCGGGCGTTGGTTTCAGCTAGATAATTTATTTTTTTATTGTCATCCACGGCTTTCATCAAAGTATACTAAAATATGTGCTAAACAAAAAACCCCAGCTCGGCCTAAGGCCTCGCTGGAGTGTTAGAACGGTTAAATACTATCCGTTCCCATCTTCTTTGGTGGGGAGATCTCCCCACTCTTTGTTTGCTACATGGTCGCTGTGACCGTCGGGTTTACTGGCCGTTGCTAGCTCGCGAAAACGCAAAACCGACTTTATGTCCCAATCGCTACCATCGTGATGCTCACTTGCTTGTTGCTTTTTGATACTCATACACAACTCTCCTTGTTTTACGTTTTGAAAACAAAAACGTCGCGGAATATATCGCGACTTCTATATATTAACACACCCTTAGAAAAAAGCAAGGGTTTAAATTAATGGAAAATTTGGACGATTTTTATCTCTCTAAGGCTCCTAATGTGTACTTATTTGCAGGATCCCACAAAATCCACGAGGTAAGGCCGGCGTCGTAAGTTGCGTTAATTTGTGCCCTAACCTCGGTCGCCCCATAAGTTCCACCGTATTGAAAATCCTGAAGCCATGGTCGCAATTTTAAGCGATTTTCTGGGGTTTTTGTATACCTTGGTGGGGTTGTTGTACCAATGCGATAGCTCCCCTTCAAGTATATTGGTGTGGTTGTTGCCTCGGCGCGAGAAACGGCATGCGACATAGAAAAATTGACCACGCCATAAACATGTAAATTTGGATTCTTCCACCCATTAAAATATGGTGGGTAGTGTGACGGATATACCATCGGCATCACATAGTCAAAATATGGAAGTGTTCGTTCAAGAACTTGGCCAATATTTAAGTCGTCAGTATTGGTTGTGGTCATCCCAAAAAGATCAGCTGAAAGCTTGGCTCCAGTTGGTGAAAGTTTTTCGTGTAAATACACAAAAAATTCTTCAAGTGCAACTGCTTTGTTTTTTCCTTTACTCCAAGTGAAATCAATGTCCTTCATATCTCCATCTGAAGGAAAACGAATATAATCAAAATTTAACTCATCAAAACCTAGTTTGTAAGATTCTTCCCCCAAAGCAATTATGTAGTCCCAATAAGGCTTAGCTCCAACATCAATAAACGAAAGTCCTTTTCTGTCTTTCCAAATTGCACCATCGCTTGCACGCTTAACAGCGAGCTCTGGGTGCTTCTTTGAATAATACGGGTCCTGAAAAACGGTTATGCGGGCAATTGTATAAATACCTTTTTCGTGAAGACTTGCCACAAATTCACGGAGGTCAGAAATTTTACAACCAGAAGCAGAGTTATCTTTCAAAAGTGG includes these proteins:
- a CDS encoding putative glycoside hydrolase, yielding MVKKNIKKPFLVGGLLTGFFAVSYFGIAQLTQNVYLNEDQNIKKEEKLKEVASVKAADTKASGESVKTELSVVHLKTPEPLKGIYMTACAGSMPSFRERLAKIADDTEINAIIIDVKDYSGTISFKSDNPLLKDNSASGCKISDLREFVASLHEKGIYTIARITVFQDPYYSKKHPELAVKRASDGAIWKDRKGLSFIDVGAKPYWDYIIALGEESYKLGFDELNFDYIRFPSDGDMKDIDFTWSKGKNKAVALEEFFVYLHEKLSPTGAKLSADLFGMTTTNTDDLNIGQVLERTLPYFDYVMPMVYPSHYPPYFNGWKNPNLHVYGVVNFSMSHAVSRAEATTTPIYLKGSYRIGTTTPPRYTKTPENRLKLRPWLQDFQYGGTYGATEVRAQINATYDAGLTSWILWDPANKYTLGALER